The Poseidonibacter antarcticus genome includes a region encoding these proteins:
- the dapE gene encoding succinyl-diaminopimelate desuccinylase yields the protein MTVIELFQKLLRFNSVTPNDDGAFDFIQEYLGSRWTCINVDVKDTKNRVYYKKFNDKPQHLCFAGHIDVVPPGEGWDVDPFAADIIDGVITARGAQDMKSGVAAYLYACKHAKDFDGTLSILMTSDEEGEGTYGTIKALEHLKEIDFIPNFAVVAEPTCEEVFGDAIKVGRRGSINGYLHIQGRQGHAAYPEKGINPIHQIAPILNKIAAHDLDNGDEYFAPSKMVLTDMRSGMQVTNVTPNKLDLMFNVRNSTNTKKEDVEAYIKKVFGHLDYSLRTTQGSFPFVTNKESKVVKAMETSIKDVLGVTTKHSTAGGTSDARYFGAFGIEAIEFGVINDTIHSIGERTTVKEVEGLCEVYMDLIEKF from the coding sequence ATGACAGTAATAGAACTTTTTCAAAAATTATTAAGATTTAACTCAGTAACTCCCAATGATGATGGGGCTTTTGATTTTATACAAGAGTATTTAGGTTCTCGATGGACTTGTATAAATGTTGATGTAAAAGATACAAAAAATAGAGTATATTATAAAAAATTCAACGACAAGCCACAGCACTTATGTTTTGCAGGTCATATAGATGTAGTACCTCCAGGTGAGGGTTGGGATGTTGATCCATTTGCTGCTGATATTATTGATGGAGTAATAACTGCACGAGGTGCGCAAGATATGAAAAGTGGAGTAGCTGCTTATTTGTATGCTTGTAAACATGCAAAAGATTTTGATGGAACTTTATCAATTTTGATGACATCAGATGAAGAAGGTGAGGGAACTTATGGAACTATTAAAGCCTTAGAACATTTAAAAGAAATAGATTTTATTCCAAATTTTGCAGTTGTAGCAGAACCAACTTGTGAAGAAGTATTTGGAGATGCAATAAAAGTTGGACGTCGTGGAAGTATCAATGGATATTTACATATTCAAGGAAGACAAGGACACGCTGCATATCCAGAAAAAGGAATAAACCCAATACACCAAATAGCACCAATTTTAAACAAAATAGCAGCTCACGACCTAGATAACGGTGATGAATATTTCGCACCATCAAAAATGGTATTAACAGATATGAGATCTGGAATGCAAGTTACAAATGTAACACCAAATAAATTGGATTTAATGTTTAATGTAAGAAACTCAACAAATACAAAAAAAGAAGATGTCGAAGCATATATAAAAAAAGTATTTGGTCATTTAGATTATTCATTACGAACTACACAAGGCTCTTTCCCTTTTGTAACAAATAAAGAATCAAAAGTAGTAAAAGCAATGGAAACATCAATAAAAGATGTTCTAGGAGTTACAACAAAACACAGTACAGCTGGTGGAACATCTGACGCCAGATATTTCGGAGCATTTGGAATCGAAGCTATTGAATTTGGAGTAATAAACGACACAATTCATAGTATAGGGGAGAGAACTACAGTAAAAGAAGTAGAAGGATTATGTGAAGTTTATATGGATTTGATTGAGAAGTTTTAG
- a CDS encoding DUF748 domain-containing protein translates to MGKIEKYFYWLCFFLAVYIVIGFKLIPIVIKDQLIKNLDENLVLKTTVQRVEFNPFIAQAKVHNLALVDKENKEIISFSELTLNIALLRSMFEAHISLDEILLKDPVVDVVEDLDGNINLSKIVKETEVKEELKEDESSLDIKFLISKIKLENLNVNYTKITKDKPYHLSIENSNYTLYDVGTYKNILASNDLELNINKHTKLIVTGAFNVSPFKMYGKAQIIDLRLKEILDQQKEIIDFDINEEASLDLAINYNIDIQKDFNLKFNTSKLELNNINMSKNKEDIIKLNKLLVSRLDFDLLTQDVKLNDIQIKDLYTKLIIDKSGVNLANLFKSSTSEKKPTTKDETISTPSKPWNILLTNLKQTNSDFVFTDKTSNIAVDTKKFSTNVSSINVAGSDITVSNFKISNPNIEYLDNNNSMLINSDNSKISFDKLAIANDDINISNINIEKNNFSFKDKKSALDINLNKPNININSLKIKGSDIYINKINVNTPKISFEDSKNKMNIQTTNTNLITNDLNIIKSFVSITSIKLDTPSLKFNDKANSLELDMNKINGNINSFLLNKDDISIKTVNIKQGVLKLRDNKNKLNIDSEQTEVNINKIKQNKDLLSLESLRIYNPNISLINKKDKTNIIAKNIDISVTNISNSKNGLKVSKANISKPNISVILEKNTSKAEIKEVVEKKKDEKSAKLNIGPININDATLSFEDKNLPLPFKTIISKLNGKVSKLDTTIDSTSRLKVNGIVDKYGTTQITGILDPKNIKILTDINMIFKNISMQNFTPYTGKFIGKELKSGKLDLDLKYNIKKSNLDAKNNIVITKLELGKKVESKDAVSLPLELAITLLEDSNGIIDLNIPVSGNMDDPKFAIGPIVWKAFVNLITKAITAPFSLLGSIFGFDADEINSVNFNYGEKDITPIQKETLDKISIILQKRPNLVLAFNPSYNKDKDLLALKTMKFNKFIYNELGNRQKKDYKENYLALLEEVYEDFDQKLKPLQEKYLNDEKAYKNTLESFIISKQKVNEEDLPNLALSRINNIKNYLLETKKIPAKQIKVSKKINIKTSNINLTLSK, encoded by the coding sequence ATGGGAAAAATTGAAAAATATTTTTATTGGCTTTGCTTTTTTCTAGCTGTTTATATAGTTATAGGCTTTAAATTAATTCCTATAGTTATAAAAGATCAGTTAATAAAAAACCTAGATGAAAATTTAGTATTAAAAACTACCGTGCAAAGAGTTGAATTCAATCCATTTATAGCACAGGCGAAAGTTCATAACTTAGCTTTAGTTGATAAAGAAAATAAAGAAATAATAAGCTTTTCAGAACTTACATTAAATATTGCATTATTACGTTCAATGTTTGAAGCACATATAAGCTTAGATGAAATTTTACTAAAAGATCCCGTTGTTGATGTTGTTGAAGATCTTGATGGAAATATAAATTTATCAAAGATAGTAAAAGAAACGGAAGTTAAAGAAGAACTAAAAGAAGATGAAAGTTCATTAGATATAAAATTTTTAATATCTAAAATAAAACTTGAAAATCTAAATGTAAACTACACAAAGATTACAAAAGACAAGCCTTATCATCTTTCTATAGAAAATTCTAACTATACTTTATACGATGTAGGAACATATAAAAATATTCTAGCTTCAAATGATTTGGAATTGAATATAAATAAACATACAAAGCTGATTGTTACGGGTGCTTTTAATGTATCACCTTTTAAAATGTACGGTAAAGCTCAAATTATTGATTTACGATTAAAAGAGATTTTAGATCAACAAAAAGAGATAATTGATTTTGATATAAATGAAGAAGCTAGTTTAGATTTAGCAATAAACTATAATATTGATATACAAAAAGATTTTAATCTAAAATTTAATACAAGTAAATTAGAACTTAACAATATTAATATGAGTAAAAATAAAGAAGATATTATTAAACTTAATAAGTTATTAGTATCAAGATTAGATTTTGATTTATTAACTCAAGATGTAAAACTTAATGATATTCAAATCAAAGATTTATATACAAAACTAATCATAGATAAAAGTGGTGTAAATTTAGCAAATTTATTTAAATCTTCTACTAGTGAAAAAAAACCTACAACAAAAGATGAAACTATTTCAACACCTTCAAAACCTTGGAATATATTATTAACAAATTTAAAACAAACAAATTCAGATTTTGTTTTTACAGATAAAACAAGTAATATAGCAGTTGATACTAAAAAATTTAGTACAAATGTTTCAAGTATAAATGTTGCTGGTTCAGATATTACGGTTAGTAATTTTAAAATATCAAATCCAAATATTGAATATCTTGATAACAATAACTCAATGCTTATAAACTCAGATAATAGTAAAATTTCATTTGATAAGTTAGCAATTGCAAATGATGATATTAATATCTCAAATATCAATATTGAGAAAAATAATTTCTCTTTTAAAGATAAAAAATCTGCCCTTGATATTAATCTTAATAAACCAAACATCAATATTAATAGTCTTAAAATCAAAGGTTCAGATATTTATATCAATAAAATAAATGTAAATACTCCAAAAATTTCATTTGAAGATTCAAAAAATAAAATGAATATTCAAACGACAAATACTAACTTGATTACAAATGATTTAAATATTATAAAATCATTTGTTTCAATCACTAGTATCAAACTTGATACACCAAGTCTTAAATTTAATGATAAAGCTAATAGCTTAGAACTTGACATGAATAAAATAAATGGTAATATCAACTCTTTTTTACTTAATAAAGATGATATTTCAATAAAAACTGTAAATATTAAACAAGGTGTCTTAAAACTTAGAGATAATAAAAATAAATTAAACATTGACTCAGAACAAACAGAAGTAAATATAAATAAAATAAAACAGAACAAAGATTTATTAAGTCTTGAATCACTTAGAATTTATAATCCAAATATTTCGCTTATCAATAAAAAAGACAAAACAAATATTATTGCTAAAAATATAGATATTAGTGTTACAAATATTTCAAATAGTAAAAATGGTTTAAAAGTTTCAAAAGCAAATATATCAAAACCAAATATATCTGTAATTTTAGAAAAAAATACTTCAAAAGCGGAAATAAAAGAAGTTGTAGAGAAGAAAAAAGATGAAAAAAGTGCAAAGTTAAATATTGGTCCTATAAATATTAATGATGCGACATTATCATTTGAAGATAAGAACTTACCTCTTCCTTTTAAAACAATAATAAGTAAATTAAATGGAAAAGTTTCCAAACTTGATACAACTATAGATTCTACATCAAGATTAAAAGTAAATGGTATTGTTGATAAATATGGTACAACACAAATTACAGGTATTTTAGATCCAAAAAATATAAAAATTTTAACTGATATAAATATGATATTCAAAAATATATCTATGCAAAACTTTACACCATATACTGGTAAATTTATCGGTAAAGAATTAAAAAGTGGTAAACTAGACTTAGACTTAAAATATAATATCAAAAAATCAAATCTTGATGCAAAGAATAATATTGTAATAACAAAATTAGAACTTGGTAAGAAAGTAGAAAGTAAAGATGCTGTTTCTCTTCCTTTAGAATTAGCTATAACTTTATTAGAAGATTCAAATGGTATTATTGATTTAAATATACCTGTTTCTGGTAATATGGATGATCCAAAGTTTGCTATTGGCCCTATTGTTTGGAAAGCCTTTGTTAATTTAATTACAAAAGCTATAACAGCTCCATTTTCTTTACTTGGATCAATATTCGGTTTTGATGCAGATGAAATAAATAGTGTTAATTTTAATTATGGAGAAAAAGATATAACTCCAATTCAAAAAGAGACGCTTGATAAAATCTCCATAATATTACAAAAACGTCCAAATCTTGTTTTAGCGTTTAACCCTTCATATAATAAAGACAAAGATTTACTTGCTTTAAAAACGATGAAATTTAATAAATTTATTTATAATGAACTAGGTAATAGACAAAAAAAAGATTATAAAGAAAATTATCTTGCTTTATTAGAAGAAGTATATGAAGATTTTGATCAGAAACTTAAACCTTTACAAGAAAAATATTTAAATGATGAAAAAGCATATAAAAATACACTAGAATCATTTATTATTTCAAAACAAAAAGTAAATGAAGAAGACCTTCCAAATCTTGCTTTAAGCAGAATAAACAATATTAAGAATTATTTGTTAGAAACAAAGAAAATACCAGCTAAACAAATAAAGGTTTCTAAAAAAATTAATATTAAAACTTCAAACATAAATTTAACATTATCTAAATAA